The proteins below are encoded in one region of bacterium:
- the gatB gene encoding Asp-tRNA(Asn)/Glu-tRNA(Gln) amidotransferase subunit GatB, with translation MTYELIIGLEIHAQLMTATKAFCRCPNRYGEPPNTLTCPTCLGMPGALPVLNQDVVRQAAKLALALQATIHPHCKFDRKNYFYPDLPKGYQISQYDEPFSTGGFLDIQTDAGIKRINITRAHIEEDAGKSMHQNDGSTVVDMNRCGVPLVEIVTEPDFRTPQEAGAFVTAVRELLRYVEVCDGNMEEGSLRCDVNISVRPVGQDTLNERSEIKNLNSIRAVERAIEWERKRQIGVYESGGTIRRETLLWDESTEELRAMRRKEGSDDYRYFPEPDLVVLNVAPAYVAGIRSSLPEMPWERRRRYREELKLHEEAVSLLASERDMGDYFESLMRTGIDPRAAANWMQGEIRRALLERGWSIADFPLAPEGLAELIRAVEQETVSLTKAKDVFRKMITDGRSASKIIEDEGLSQTGDSDQLKPLLTDLVNRFPDELSRYRSGKKNLFGFFMGEAMKLTGGKANPKVLNTLLQDLLNA, from the coding sequence ATGACGTATGAACTGATCATTGGTCTGGAAATTCACGCGCAGCTTATGACGGCGACGAAGGCCTTCTGCCGCTGCCCGAACAGGTACGGCGAACCGCCCAATACCCTCACCTGTCCGACATGCCTTGGCATGCCCGGTGCGCTGCCCGTGTTGAATCAGGATGTCGTGCGGCAGGCGGCGAAGCTTGCTCTGGCGTTGCAGGCGACGATTCATCCGCATTGCAAGTTCGACCGCAAGAACTATTTCTATCCGGATCTGCCCAAGGGCTACCAGATTTCGCAGTATGACGAGCCCTTCAGTACGGGCGGATTCCTCGATATTCAGACGGACGCCGGCATCAAGCGCATCAACATCACGCGCGCTCACATCGAAGAAGACGCCGGCAAATCCATGCACCAGAATGACGGCTCCACGGTTGTCGACATGAACCGCTGCGGCGTGCCGCTCGTCGAGATCGTCACCGAGCCGGACTTTCGAACTCCGCAGGAAGCCGGAGCCTTCGTCACCGCCGTACGGGAACTGCTCCGCTATGTCGAAGTCTGCGACGGCAACATGGAAGAGGGCTCCCTGCGCTGCGATGTCAATATTTCGGTTCGGCCTGTCGGCCAGGACACGCTGAACGAGCGGTCGGAAATCAAAAATCTGAATTCCATTCGCGCGGTGGAACGGGCCATCGAATGGGAACGCAAGCGCCAGATCGGTGTCTATGAATCCGGCGGTACGATCCGGCGCGAGACCCTGCTGTGGGACGAGTCCACTGAGGAACTCCGTGCCATGCGCCGCAAGGAAGGCTCCGATGACTACCGATACTTCCCCGAGCCGGATCTTGTGGTGCTCAACGTCGCTCCCGCCTACGTGGCTGGCATCCGTTCGAGCCTTCCCGAAATGCCGTGGGAGCGCCGCCGCCGTTATCGCGAAGAATTGAAACTGCACGAGGAAGCCGTTTCCCTGCTCGCCTCGGAACGCGACATGGGCGACTATTTCGAGTCCCTGATGCGCACCGGGATCGACCCCCGCGCCGCCGCCAACTGGATGCAGGGCGAAATTCGCCGCGCGCTTCTCGAACGCGGCTGGTCCATCGCGGACTTCCCGCTTGCTCCCGAAGGATTGGCAGAACTTATCCGTGCCGTCGAGCAGGAGACGGTCTCGCTGACCAAGGCGAAGGATGTCTTCCGCAAGATGATTACCGATGGCCGCAGCGCGTCCAAAATCATCGAGGATGAAGGCCTGTCGCAAACCGGCGATTCGGATCAATTGAAACCGCTGCTCACCGACTTAGTGAACCGGTTCCCCGATGAACTCAGCCGCTACCGTTCGGGCAAGAAGAACCTGTTCGGCTTCTTCATGGGAGAAGCGATGAAGCTCACCGGCGGCAAGGCCAATCCCAAGGTGCTGAATACTCTCCTGCAGGATTTGTTAAACGCGTAA
- a CDS encoding phosphatidylserine decarboxylase, translating into MRFAPEAFPIVAPFFGLAVAALIWVGVSRSTLAITLAAVFAFLGLVLLAFFRDPVRHTPQGQGIVVSPADGKVLAVESLPDGRKHVAIFLSVFNVHVNRVPFSSQVQVVNNIPGSYFHAGSERASGNARVEVQAESVYGPVGWRQVSGAIARKIACGLKSGDRVKTGDRFGLIYFGSRMDVYLPASAELLAQPGQVVHAGESVIAKFPTEDK; encoded by the coding sequence ATGCGATTTGCGCCTGAAGCTTTTCCTATTGTCGCGCCGTTCTTTGGTCTTGCGGTTGCCGCACTGATTTGGGTGGGAGTCTCCCGCAGCACTCTGGCCATCACCCTGGCCGCCGTCTTCGCGTTTCTCGGCCTGGTGCTTTTGGCGTTCTTCCGCGATCCGGTGCGTCACACTCCGCAGGGGCAGGGCATTGTCGTGTCCCCCGCCGATGGCAAAGTGCTTGCCGTGGAGTCGCTGCCCGATGGTCGCAAGCACGTGGCGATCTTCCTGTCCGTCTTCAACGTGCACGTAAACCGTGTGCCGTTTTCGAGTCAGGTGCAGGTGGTCAACAATATTCCGGGTTCGTACTTCCACGCAGGTTCGGAACGCGCTTCGGGAAATGCCCGCGTGGAGGTCCAGGCGGAGTCCGTCTACGGACCCGTGGGCTGGCGGCAGGTATCCGGCGCAATTGCGCGCAAAATCGCCTGCGGTCTGAAGAGCGGCGACCGTGTCAAAACGGGCGACCGCTTCGGTTTGATCTATTTCGGTTCGCGAATGGATGTGTATCTGCCCGCATCCGCTGAGCTGTTAGCCCAGCCCGGACAAGTGGTGCATGCGGGAGAATCTGTGATCGCGAAATTTCCAACAGAGGATAAATGA
- the gatA gene encoding Asp-tRNA(Asn)/Glu-tRNA(Gln) amidotransferase subunit GatA: MPILLPSPEHLKLHPDRIPDAVEQSLALARDGKDLRAFVTLFDDRARREAVRVRDALKGGEDLPLGGWLLAIKDNIAIKGERLTCASRILDDFHSGFTATAVERLERAGAIVLGKTNLDEFAMGSSTENTIFGPAHNPIDPTRVAGGSSGGSAVAVAAGWVHGGLGSETGGSVRQPAAFCGIVGLKPTYGRISRYGLVAFGSSLDQISPFAHSCRHIFDLMCVMSGVDSMDSSSAHVPPPQHNGGLRPLNRKLRIGLPLDCFEHGLAPDVEQSVMAMVDKLRGAGHDVVELSIPHSKYAIPVYYILATAEASSNLARFDGARYGWRDPDAKSVADVYAMTRGEGFGPEVRRRIMMGTFVLSAGYYDAYYRKAQQVRRILLDEIQQAFRDVDVMITPTTPTTAFRLGEKIDDPLAMYLSDIYTVPANLAGIPTVSVPVGKDRDGLPIGMQICGPHFSEELILQLGEDVEHLQSGGAR; encoded by the coding sequence ATGCCAATCCTGCTGCCCAGCCCCGAACATCTGAAACTCCACCCGGACCGGATTCCGGACGCAGTTGAACAGTCCCTTGCACTGGCCCGAGACGGAAAAGATCTGCGGGCCTTTGTCACTCTTTTTGACGACCGTGCGCGGCGAGAAGCTGTGCGCGTACGCGATGCGCTGAAGGGTGGGGAGGATCTTCCTCTCGGCGGCTGGTTGCTTGCGATCAAGGATAACATCGCCATCAAGGGCGAGCGCCTGACCTGCGCCTCGCGCATTCTGGATGATTTTCACAGTGGCTTCACCGCCACCGCTGTGGAACGTCTCGAACGTGCCGGGGCCATCGTGCTTGGCAAAACCAATCTCGATGAATTCGCTATGGGCTCCTCCACGGAGAACACCATCTTCGGACCGGCGCACAATCCGATCGACCCAACCCGCGTTGCCGGAGGGTCTTCCGGCGGCAGTGCCGTGGCCGTCGCCGCCGGATGGGTGCACGGTGGACTCGGCAGCGAGACCGGCGGCAGCGTCCGTCAGCCCGCTGCCTTTTGCGGCATCGTGGGCCTTAAGCCGACCTATGGCCGCATTTCCCGCTATGGACTGGTCGCCTTCGGATCGTCCCTCGATCAGATTTCGCCGTTCGCGCATTCCTGCCGCCACATCTTCGACTTGATGTGCGTCATGTCGGGCGTGGACAGCATGGATTCGAGCAGCGCGCATGTTCCGCCTCCGCAGCATAACGGCGGCCTCCGTCCACTCAATCGCAAGCTGCGCATCGGTTTGCCGTTGGACTGTTTTGAACACGGTCTGGCTCCCGATGTCGAGCAATCGGTCATGGCGATGGTGGACAAACTTCGCGGCGCGGGTCATGACGTCGTGGAGCTTTCCATCCCGCATTCAAAATATGCGATTCCGGTGTATTACATTCTTGCCACGGCGGAAGCCAGTTCCAATCTGGCTCGCTTCGACGGCGCGCGCTACGGTTGGCGTGATCCTGACGCGAAAAGCGTGGCCGATGTGTATGCCATGACGCGCGGCGAAGGCTTCGGCCCTGAAGTCCGTCGCCGCATCATGATGGGCACCTTTGTACTCTCCGCCGGATACTACGACGCCTATTACCGCAAAGCGCAGCAGGTGCGCCGGATTCTGCTTGACGAGATCCAGCAGGCCTTCCGCGACGTCGATGTGATGATTACGCCGACCACCCCCACCACCGCGTTTCGTCTCGGCGAAAAGATCGATGATCCCCTTGCCATGTATCTGTCGGACATCTACACGGTCCCTGCCAATCTTGCGGGCATTCCCACCGTATCCGTTCCCGTTGGAAAAGATCGCGACGGACTGCCCATCGGCATGCAGATTTGCGGCCCGCATTTTTCCGAGGAACTGATCCTTCAGCTTGGCGAAGACGTCGAGCACCTTCAGAGCGGAGGCGCGCGATGA
- a CDS encoding phosphoribosylaminoimidazolesuccinocarboxamide synthase, giving the protein MDKRELLFEGSSKRFYTTDRENLLVMEFKDDFLDQNGSKKSRIPGKGEINAGISSFLFQYLENSHVPTHFVEPNVGADFLVRKLRMIPIEVVVHNVASAKLAQRFQLDEGQQLDSPVTEFFLKAPRLGNPQINDTHAQAFGYAKTDDIRTMARMASKANAILKSLFDRRGLLLVEFSLEFGVSGDHLCIGDEITPDTCRIWDKKKNRKLDKDRFLQDLGGVEKAYRELFERLIHAI; this is encoded by the coding sequence TTGGACAAACGGGAATTGCTTTTCGAAGGTAGCTCCAAGCGGTTCTACACGACAGACCGCGAGAATCTGCTGGTCATGGAGTTCAAAGATGATTTCCTCGACCAGAACGGAAGCAAAAAGAGCCGCATTCCGGGCAAAGGCGAAATCAACGCGGGTATCTCGAGTTTCCTTTTTCAGTATCTCGAGAATTCGCATGTGCCCACCCATTTTGTTGAGCCCAACGTGGGGGCCGATTTTCTGGTGCGCAAGCTCCGGATGATCCCGATTGAGGTCGTGGTGCATAACGTCGCTTCGGCAAAACTGGCTCAACGTTTTCAACTGGACGAAGGGCAGCAACTGGATTCGCCGGTAACGGAGTTCTTTCTCAAGGCTCCGCGGCTGGGAAATCCGCAAATTAACGACACCCACGCCCAGGCCTTCGGCTACGCCAAAACGGATGACATCCGCACCATGGCACGCATGGCCTCCAAGGCCAACGCGATTCTGAAATCACTGTTCGACCGCCGCGGGCTGCTGCTGGTGGAATTCTCTCTTGAATTCGGCGTTTCGGGAGACCATCTCTGCATTGGAGATGAAATCACTCCGGATACATGCCGGATCTGGGATAAGAAGAAAAACCGGAAGCTCGACAAGGACCGGTTCCTGCAGGATCTTGGCGGCGTCGAGAAAGCATACCGGGAGTTGTTTGAACGTCTCATTCATGCCATATGA
- the pssA gene encoding CDP-diacylglycerol--serine O-phosphatidyltransferase, with protein sequence MMRRWPANILTSGNLFCGFLSVLLAMENHPQLAAWLIVFAAVLDAFDGKAARFFGGGSEFGLQFDSLADMMSFGFAPACLIYTVAFSNLSMPGLIVTFIPVLAAAIRLARFNVTADGKAHDFIGLSSPLHACLIASFVVMSYSTWGQILDTNILAGLVILTSLLMVSRLPLPGLPRFTLREPGYNLVKMLFLMIAVAFIVINPPRYTFPSLAAVVSVALITGALRALFVREVKEDEEDEELDEENTEPVTVYHRGQR encoded by the coding sequence ATGATGAGACGATGGCCTGCTAACATCCTGACGTCGGGCAACTTGTTTTGCGGCTTCTTGTCCGTTCTGCTGGCAATGGAGAACCATCCGCAACTGGCGGCGTGGTTGATTGTCTTTGCCGCCGTGCTGGATGCATTTGACGGCAAAGCCGCCCGCTTCTTCGGTGGCGGTTCCGAGTTCGGCCTGCAATTCGACTCGCTGGCCGACATGATGTCCTTCGGCTTCGCGCCTGCATGCCTGATCTACACGGTTGCATTCTCCAATTTGAGTATGCCCGGACTGATTGTGACCTTTATCCCGGTTCTGGCCGCCGCCATCCGTCTGGCGCGCTTCAACGTGACCGCCGACGGCAAAGCGCACGACTTCATCGGCTTGAGTTCCCCGCTCCACGCCTGCCTGATCGCGTCCTTCGTGGTCATGAGTTACTCGACGTGGGGACAGATCCTCGACACCAACATTCTGGCCGGTCTGGTGATTCTCACCAGTCTGCTCATGGTCAGTCGTTTGCCGCTCCCCGGATTGCCGCGCTTCACGCTGCGCGAGCCGGGCTATAATCTTGTGAAGATGCTCTTCCTGATGATCGCCGTGGCGTTCATCGTGATCAATCCGCCGCGTTACACCTTCCCGTCCCTGGCCGCCGTGGTCTCGGTTGCGCTCATTACCGGCGCGCTGCGTGCGCTGTTCGTGCGCGAAGTCAAGGAAGATGAAGAGGACGAGGAACTGGATGAAGAGAACACCGAACCTGTTACCGTTTATCATCGGGGACAACGTTGA
- the purS gene encoding phosphoribosylformylglycinamidine synthase subunit PurS, protein MKAKVYVTYKPGVLDPQGQTVCQYLQHQGQSKVRDVHIGKLIEFELDDMPDAEARQLLDEIGRTVLANPVIETYRVEVP, encoded by the coding sequence TTGAAAGCCAAAGTCTACGTGACCTATAAGCCGGGGGTGCTGGATCCGCAGGGCCAGACCGTCTGCCAATACTTGCAGCATCAGGGACAGTCCAAGGTGCGGGATGTCCACATCGGTAAATTGATCGAATTCGAACTGGACGATATGCCGGATGCCGAAGCGCGCCAACTGCTTGATGAGATCGGACGCACCGTGCTGGCGAATCCTGTGATCGAGACCTACCGGGTGGAGGTTCCGTGA
- a CDS encoding twin-arginine translocase TatA/TatE family subunit, translating into MVLLLFGGKRLPELARSLGKGLAEFRRATQDVQRELNAPLNEPPPPVKPTPPSTATSDSEPPKTEVHANPAAQPRTSETPPGPDSGRS; encoded by the coding sequence GTGGTTCTTCTTCTGTTCGGCGGCAAGCGGCTGCCCGAACTGGCCCGATCCCTTGGCAAGGGGCTGGCGGAATTCCGCCGCGCCACGCAGGACGTTCAACGGGAACTTAACGCCCCACTGAACGAACCGCCACCACCTGTAAAGCCTACCCCGCCGTCCACCGCGACTTCCGACAGCGAGCCACCTAAAACCGAAGTCCATGCCAATCCTGCTGCCCAGCCCCGAACATCTGAAACTCCACCCGGACCGGATTCCGGACGCAGTTGA
- the purQ gene encoding phosphoribosylformylglycinamidine synthase subunit PurQ, producing MIFAVITFPGSNCDRDCVDSLGRVLGYEVRDVFHKENVLGACDAVVIPGGFSYGDYLRCGALAKLSPIMNDVRAFAKRGGPVIGICNGFQILCEAELLPGALIRNRSLKFASRMVTMRVENSRTQFTSAYQAGQLISMPIAHGEGCYVADANTIRELEAEGRVLFRYASTDDETRLDAGNPNGSINAIAGITNSTGNILGLMPHPERACDPLINGTDGAGIFLSMADAFSRAAQKKPLPELAS from the coding sequence GTGATTTTCGCTGTCATCACCTTTCCCGGCTCCAATTGTGACCGGGACTGTGTGGATTCGCTGGGCCGCGTTCTGGGCTATGAAGTGCGGGATGTCTTCCACAAGGAGAACGTTCTGGGCGCGTGCGACGCCGTGGTGATCCCCGGCGGGTTCTCCTATGGCGATTATCTGCGCTGCGGGGCGCTGGCCAAGCTTTCGCCGATCATGAACGACGTGCGGGCCTTTGCCAAACGTGGCGGTCCGGTCATCGGCATCTGCAACGGTTTCCAGATTCTCTGCGAAGCGGAACTGCTGCCCGGAGCGTTAATCCGCAACCGTTCGCTGAAGTTCGCGTCCCGCATGGTCACCATGCGCGTCGAGAACTCGCGCACACAATTCACCTCTGCCTATCAGGCAGGCCAGCTCATTTCGATGCCGATCGCTCACGGCGAAGGCTGCTATGTGGCCGATGCGAACACCATCCGCGAACTGGAAGCGGAAGGCCGCGTCCTTTTCCGTTACGCATCCACGGACGATGAAACCCGGTTGGATGCCGGAAACCCGAACGGGAGCATCAATGCCATCGCCGGCATTACGAACTCCACGGGAAATATCTTGGGTCTGATGCCTCACCCCGAACGCGCCTGCGATCCGCTGATCAACGGCACGGACGGCGCGGGGATTTTCCTTTCCATGGCGGATGCCTTTTCGCGCGCGGCTCAGAAGAAGCCGCTGCCCGAACTCGCATCCTGA
- the smc gene encoding chromosome segregation protein SMC has protein sequence MQLLSLSINGFKSFAKPTRLEFAPGITCVVGPNGCGKSNVVDSLRWVLGEQRSHVLRSDRMENVIFNGTASRNGAGLAEVKITLDNKSGRLNVPYAEVEIARRLYRDGTSEYLLNGSERRLKDITDLLHDSGMGPNLYTILELKMVEDILREDGEGRRTLFEEAAGVAHYKIRRRQALQKLRQTEEDLVRLADIVSEVERQVSSLKRQAMRAKRYDDLTAQMHALEAALAYTSYVRLRNELLPLEQAMQETSASSEAVKTAIRLEEANLVAIRTTEIDVNKDASALRQKLAAVVSEISAMEAEEAGLRARDQSARQTIERARRERQMHMDKRGLLETRRSGIQEAQTVCREELTQAEERMRKAAEGLAAAEAGLQEVQSRSRAHAELLAGLRSHASKCQNEMTQIAMARAGFVSRKEMLQNDLKSVDAERQSAAGRLQELKAQMGTSDAEEAAARAEEARLISESQTRSAELSRLEENVRALASLIDATRSKLELLATLEEKGPRSHSALRTLKSKPVSGLIELLGDTIDVAEEYRRALQTALGPAAYYYLTESVESALDAMDLLRRENAGQTTFLPVSEFRSDAPPPVQPPEGTVGTALGILNGQAQNPVLEHFLGRVVIVKDWSSAVANFAWARDNGCTLVTLDGQWIGRGGLLFGGSNDAGVPVDLGLRRQMTEGRQRLDESTRTREATLVEIRAQRSGLAQVEQELGSVQKRIDGLSARRTGIREQQVKFETRITALDERTQGARTQIADLDQKTADCDVRLTAAQEATQTADAEVKAAEASGGDIARDLSESQRIVATERDRKHTTDREHDAARHRLEMLNVDEQRINQTLTELAEDLKTTEQNAEQAANDLVELEKRLKELDALSIEKYRERDQAAQTVDKASQQLDEIRNRIAEQENRLRNLRDSHSGELEGERRIELEIARLRGELDAVIHSAQAQFNFDLTAEDFVEQNPNILQTETSPELLQECKHKIERLGPVNSLAIEEHARENQRLETMLQQRDDLLKAKKTLEETIARINETAQARFLHTFEAVRSHFQRLFQEFFAAGEADLILSGNDLLEADITLWANPSGKRLKSLSLMSGGEKTMTAIALLFALYHVKPSPFCVFDEVDAPLDDANIDRFNRVIRMHAENTQFILITHNRRTMEIADNLYGVTMEEEGISKLVSVRLLSSIT, from the coding sequence ATGCAGCTTCTCTCTCTTTCCATCAACGGATTCAAGTCTTTCGCCAAACCTACCCGGCTGGAATTCGCTCCCGGCATTACCTGCGTGGTCGGCCCGAACGGTTGCGGCAAGTCCAATGTTGTGGATTCGCTGCGCTGGGTGCTCGGTGAACAGCGCTCGCATGTGCTGCGCAGCGATCGCATGGAGAATGTGATCTTCAACGGCACTGCTTCGCGCAACGGCGCGGGTCTTGCCGAGGTCAAGATTACGCTCGACAACAAGTCGGGTCGGTTGAATGTACCCTACGCCGAAGTGGAAATCGCCCGCCGCTTGTACCGCGATGGAACGAGTGAGTACCTGCTGAATGGCAGCGAACGCCGCCTGAAGGACATCACCGATCTGCTGCATGACAGCGGCATGGGCCCGAACCTTTACACCATTCTTGAACTCAAGATGGTCGAGGACATCTTGCGGGAAGATGGCGAAGGACGGCGCACATTGTTTGAAGAGGCCGCCGGCGTGGCCCATTACAAGATTCGCCGCCGACAGGCGCTGCAGAAGCTTCGTCAAACGGAAGAAGATCTGGTTCGTCTCGCGGACATCGTGAGTGAAGTCGAGCGCCAGGTGTCTTCTCTAAAGCGTCAGGCCATGCGGGCCAAGCGCTATGACGATCTGACCGCGCAGATGCATGCCTTAGAGGCTGCGCTGGCCTACACGTCATATGTCCGGCTCCGCAACGAACTCTTGCCTCTCGAGCAGGCGATGCAGGAAACTTCGGCATCGTCCGAAGCCGTCAAGACCGCGATCCGTCTCGAGGAAGCGAATCTTGTGGCCATTCGTACCACCGAAATCGATGTCAACAAGGATGCGAGCGCGCTCCGCCAGAAACTGGCAGCGGTGGTATCGGAAATTTCCGCGATGGAAGCGGAAGAAGCCGGACTGCGCGCCCGTGACCAATCTGCGCGGCAGACCATTGAGCGTGCGCGCCGCGAGCGTCAGATGCACATGGACAAGCGCGGCCTGCTCGAAACCCGCCGTTCCGGTATTCAGGAAGCACAGACGGTTTGCCGCGAAGAACTGACGCAGGCTGAAGAGCGTATGCGCAAGGCCGCTGAAGGTTTGGCTGCCGCCGAGGCTGGCTTGCAGGAAGTGCAGTCCCGTTCCCGTGCCCATGCGGAATTACTGGCTGGGCTGCGTTCCCACGCGTCGAAATGCCAGAACGAAATGACGCAGATCGCCATGGCCCGTGCCGGGTTCGTCAGCCGCAAAGAGATGCTGCAGAACGACCTGAAATCGGTGGATGCGGAGCGTCAATCTGCAGCGGGACGGTTGCAGGAACTCAAGGCACAAATGGGGACGTCGGACGCCGAGGAGGCTGCCGCCCGCGCGGAGGAAGCGCGGCTGATTTCAGAATCGCAAACCCGCAGCGCCGAACTCTCCCGGCTCGAAGAGAATGTGCGCGCCCTCGCTTCCTTGATTGACGCCACTCGCTCCAAGCTCGAGCTGCTGGCCACTCTCGAAGAAAAGGGGCCACGCTCCCACAGCGCGTTGCGCACGTTGAAGTCCAAACCTGTGAGCGGACTGATCGAGTTGCTGGGCGATACCATTGACGTTGCCGAAGAGTACCGCCGCGCTTTGCAGACCGCATTGGGTCCCGCCGCCTACTACTATCTGACGGAATCGGTCGAGTCCGCCTTGGACGCCATGGACCTGTTGCGCCGCGAAAACGCCGGACAGACAACGTTTCTTCCCGTATCCGAATTCCGTTCGGATGCTCCGCCGCCGGTTCAACCCCCGGAAGGCACGGTCGGCACCGCGCTGGGAATTTTGAATGGCCAGGCGCAAAATCCGGTGCTCGAGCATTTCCTTGGACGCGTTGTCATTGTCAAAGATTGGTCTTCGGCGGTGGCGAATTTCGCGTGGGCGCGCGATAACGGTTGCACGCTCGTTACGTTGGATGGTCAGTGGATCGGGCGTGGCGGCCTGCTGTTCGGCGGGTCCAACGACGCTGGAGTCCCCGTGGATCTCGGCTTACGCCGCCAGATGACCGAGGGCCGTCAGCGTCTCGACGAATCCACCCGCACCCGTGAAGCGACACTGGTAGAGATCCGCGCGCAGCGCAGCGGACTTGCGCAGGTTGAACAGGAATTGGGCAGTGTGCAGAAGCGCATCGATGGTCTCAGTGCCCGGCGCACAGGCATCCGTGAGCAGCAGGTCAAATTCGAAACCCGGATCACTGCCCTTGATGAGCGTACGCAAGGCGCCCGCACTCAAATTGCCGATCTGGACCAGAAGACTGCCGATTGTGATGTGCGTCTTACGGCGGCCCAGGAAGCCACGCAAACTGCCGACGCGGAGGTCAAGGCTGCGGAAGCATCCGGCGGCGACATTGCCCGCGATTTGTCCGAATCCCAGCGCATTGTGGCGACCGAGCGGGACCGCAAGCACACCACCGACCGCGAACACGACGCCGCCCGTCACCGTCTCGAAATGCTGAATGTCGATGAGCAGCGCATTAACCAGACGCTGACTGAACTCGCCGAGGACCTGAAGACCACCGAGCAGAATGCTGAGCAGGCCGCCAATGATCTGGTCGAACTGGAGAAGCGGCTGAAGGAATTGGACGCGCTGTCCATCGAAAAGTATCGCGAGCGTGATCAGGCCGCGCAAACCGTGGATAAGGCGTCGCAGCAATTGGATGAGATCCGCAACCGCATCGCCGAACAGGAGAACCGTTTGCGCAATCTGCGCGACAGCCACTCCGGTGAACTCGAGGGAGAACGCCGGATCGAACTCGAAATTGCCCGCCTGCGGGGCGAATTGGATGCGGTCATCCACAGCGCCCAGGCCCAGTTCAATTTCGATTTGACCGCCGAGGATTTCGTGGAGCAGAATCCTAATATTCTGCAAACCGAGACCTCGCCGGAATTGCTGCAGGAATGCAAGCACAAGATCGAGCGCCTCGGTCCCGTAAACTCCCTCGCCATCGAGGAGCACGCCCGCGAGAATCAGCGGCTCGAAACCATGCTCCAGCAGCGCGACGATCTGCTCAAGGCTAAGAAGACGCTTGAAGAGACCATTGCCCGCATCAACGAAACTGCGCAGGCGCGCTTCCTGCACACCTTTGAGGCCGTGCGTTCTCACTTCCAGCGGCTGTTTCAGGAGTTCTTCGCCGCGGGCGAGGCCGACTTGATTCTCAGCGGCAACGATCTGCTCGAAGCCGACATTACCCTCTGGGCCAATCCGTCCGGCAAACGCCTGAAATCCCTGTCCCTGATGTCCGGCGGTGAAAAGACGATGACGGCGATTGCCCTGCTTTTCGCGCTGTACCACGTTAAGCCGTCACCGTTTTGCGTTTTCGACGAAGTGGATGCTCCGCTCGACGACGCCAACATTGACCGCTTCAATCGCGTCATCCGTATGCATGCGGAAAATACGCAGTTCATTTTGATTACTCATAATCGCCGGACCATGGAGATCGCCGACAATCTGTACGGTGTGACCATGGAAGAAGAAGGCATTTCCAAGCTTGTTTCCGTCCGGTTGCTTTCATCTATCACTTGA